One part of the Hydra vulgaris chromosome 01, alternate assembly HydraT2T_AEP genome encodes these proteins:
- the LOC136074336 gene encoding zinc finger MYM-type protein 5-like, whose product MSGFKKKDSDCQIRKNAAQRTANEKKNKRTLQDCGITVTKKGEDESPTASNSFLPSGTENDVTDISESSGEPLSKIGMVAVNEENILVLSTEEPIATIPSNDPALWAAHLSKVERDSVLLQGLPRNPSAFPKDSNKKKVPESIFYETSVNGEKTCRDWLVWSVSKKSFICFPCSLFGSKQSFGIGHQSHLLRWNDGISYNWHKLPEKVKSHQNNAQHRNFYIEWKTALEILENQSGIDAALENSIRNEAARWREVLQCILDGSSKMIGEDDNGNFLATLELLAKHNKTLQLHLEEVSRCQQEGNKMNAHYLG is encoded by the exons atgtctggttttaaaaagaaagattcTGATTGTCAAATAAGAAAGAATGCTGCTCAAAGAACTGCGAATGAGAAAAAGAACAAACGCACTCTTCAAGACTGTGGTattacagttacaaaaaaaggaGAAGATGAAAGTCCTACTGCTTCAAACTCTTTCCTGCCAA gtgGAACTGAAAACGATGTCACTGACATTTCTGAAAGCTCGGGAGAGCCCCTATCAAAAATTGGAATGGTAGCTGTGAATGAAGAGAATATTTTG gTGTTGTCAACAGAAGAACCCATCGCTACCATTCCTTCCAATGATCCTGCTTTGTGGGCAGCACATCTTTCCAAAGTGGAAAGAGATTCTGTGCTTCTACAGGGGCTTCCTCGAAATCCTTCAGCTTTCCCGAAAGATTCTAATAAGAAGAAGGTTCCTGAATCAATTTTCTACGAAACTTCTGTCAACGGGGAGAAGACATGCCGAGATTGGCTGGTCTGGAGTGTATCTAAGAAATCATTTATTTGCTTTCCGTGTTCTCTGTTTGGAAGCAAACAATCTTTTGGGATCGGACACCAGTCGCACCTTCTAAGATGGAATGATGGAATAAGCTACAACTGGCACAAGCTACCTGAGAAAGTCAAAAGTCACCAGAATAACGCCCAGCATCGAAACTTTTACATAGAATGGAAAACGGCGCTAGAAATCTTAGAAAATCAAAGCGGAATAGATGCAGCTCTTGAAAACTCGATAAGAAATGAAGCAGCCAGGTGGCGTGAAGTTCTACAATGCATCTTAGATG gtTCATCAAAAATGATTGGAGAAGACGACAATGGCAACTTTCTAGCTACTCTAGAGCTCTTGGCCAAACACAACAAGACTCTCCAACTACACTTAGAAGAAGTTTCCCGCTGCCAACAAGAAGGTAACAAAATGAATGCCCATTACTTGGGCTAG